A stretch of Lathyrus oleraceus cultivar Zhongwan6 chromosome 6, CAAS_Psat_ZW6_1.0, whole genome shotgun sequence DNA encodes these proteins:
- the LOC127092876 gene encoding transcription factor MYB87, whose translation MGRAPCCDKEKVKRGPWSPDEDAKLKSYVEIHGTVENWISLPKKADLKRCGKSCRLRWMNYLRPNIKHGGFTEEEDTIICTLYSQIGSRWSVIASELHGRTDNDVKNYWNTKLKKKIMAGKINLKSLSGNDNTTPPIPSLPQNFNTQNSQYSLPSPLPTMLENNFDASYEFNNDEINIGFDQIVENNIVASEIGASNNNVVSPMVSMCEDSSTIAMNNNCVSIQDQAAYESMDPLLDFDFGFHDEHERVGDFTSSCDFLDWVDFSHPNIKPN comes from the exons ATGGGAAGAGCTCCTTGTTGTGACAAAGAGAAAGTGAAGAGAGGACCATGGTCTCCTGATGAAGATGCAAAACTCAAGAGTTATGTTGAAATTCATGGCACTGTTGAAAATTGGATTTCATTGCCCAAAAAAGCtg ATCTTAAGAGGTGTGGGAAGAGTTGTCGTCTAAGGTGGATGAATTATCTtaggccaaacatcaaacatgGAGGCTTTACTGAAGAAGAGGACACCATCATTTGCACACTTTATTCTCAAATTGGTAGCAG ATGGTCTGTCATAGCATCAGAACTACATGGCAGAACAGACAATGATGTGAAAAACTATTGGAACACAAAACTGAAAAAAAAGATTATGGCAGGAAAAATTAACCTCAAATCGTTGTCTGGAAATGACAACACTACCCCTCCAATTCCATCGTTACCTCAAAATTTTAACACCCAAAATTCACAATATTCTCTACCTTCACCATTGCCAACTATGTTAGAAAACAATTTTGATGCTAGTTATGAATTCAACAATGATGAAATAAACATTGGTTTTGATCAAATTGTTGAAAATAACATTGTTGCCTCTGAAATTGGTGCAAGTAACAACAATGTTGTTAGTCCTATGGTGTCCATGTGTGAAGACTCTTCGACCATTGCAATGAACAATAATTGTGTATCCATTCAAGATCAAGCTGCCTATGAATCAATGGATCCATTGCTCGATTTTGATTTTGGATTTCATGATGAACATGAGAGAGTTGGTGATTTTACTTCAAGTTGTGATTTTTTGGATTGGGTTGATTTTAGTCATCCTAATATTAAACCAAATTGA